One part of the Coregonus clupeaformis isolate EN_2021a unplaced genomic scaffold, ASM2061545v1 scaf0199, whole genome shotgun sequence genome encodes these proteins:
- the LOC121541964 gene encoding 40S ribosomal protein S14, with product MAPRKGKEKKEEQVIALGPQVAEGENVFGVCHIFASFNDTFVHVTDLSGKETICRVTGGMKVKADRDESSPYAAMLAAQDVAQRCKELGITALHIKLRATGGNRTKTPGPGAQSALRALARSGMKIGRIEDVTPIPSDSTRRKGGRRGRRL from the exons ATGGCACCTCGCAAGGGTAAGGAAAAGAAGGAAGAACAGGTCATTGCCCTGGGACCTCAGGTTGCCGAAGGCGAGAATGTCTTTGGAGTCTGCCACATCTTTGCATCCTTCAATGACACCTTCGTTCATGTCACTGACCTCTCCGGCAA GGAAACTATCTGCCGTGTGACTGGTGGTATGAAGGTGAAGGCCGACAGAGACGAGTCCTCCCCCTACGCCGCCATGTTGGCCGCACAGGATGTGGCACAGAGGTGCAAGGAGTTGGGAATCACTGCCCTGCACATCAAGCTGAGGGCCACTGGCGGCAACAG AACCAAGACCCCTGGACCAGGAGCACAGTCTGCTCTCCGTGCCCTGGCTCGTTCTGGCATGAAAATCGGACGCATCG AGGATGTCACCCCTATTCCATCAGACAGCACCCGCAGAAAGGGAGGTCGTCGTGGGCGTCGTCTGTAA
- the LOC121541961 gene encoding uncharacterized protein LOC121541961, with product MSEPQRERLITAPSEQTAINVGTTSGGSNKRAFKIAGFTLLACLLIAGQALTAYFILGQKNDIKDLQEQSNSLKKELGHGHAAAVPMELHVPMNTMQLLTDESADEGTSTQGPKEGPGSATQCQLESAGLKPEGLESFRPQCDEGGNYLPQQCLDAKRLCWCVDASGKQLSGTLTNGPARCGATSALNHVMAIHDVMQSDE from the exons ATGTCTGAGCCACAGAGAGAGCGCCTCATCACAGCTCCCAGCGAGCAGACTGCAATTAATGTAGGAACTACATCAGG AGGGTCAAACAAGAGGGCCTTCAAGATAGCTGGTTTCACCCTCCTGGCCTGCCTGCTCATTGCTGGTCAGGCTCTGACTGCCTACTTCATCCTGGGCCAGAAGAACGACATTAAAGACCTGCAGGAACAGAGCAACTCCCTGAAGAAGGAGCTGGGTCATGGGCACGCTG CTGCTGTCCCCATGGAGCTGCATGTGCCGATGAACACCATGCAGTTGCTGACCGATGAGTCTGCTGATGAG GGGACATCTACCCAGGGGCCAAAGGAAG GACCAGGCTCTGCCACCCAGTGTCAGCTGGAGTCAGCAGGGTTGAAACCAGAGGGGCTTGAATCCTTCCGACCCCAGTGTGATGAGGGCGGCAACTACCTGCCCCAGCAGTGCTTGGACGCCAAACGCCTCTGCTGGTGTGTGGATGCCAGTGGGAAGCAGCTCTCTGGCACCCTAACCAATGGACCAGCTAGGTGCGGCGCCACATCTG CACTCAATCATGTGATGGCCATACATGACGTGATGCAGAGTG ATGAGTAA
- the LOC121541963 gene encoding SLC35A4 upstream open reading frame protein-like, translating into MADDKDPLRQLKDLAELKDQLEDIQRRVEKEVQAGIPQGGSVLASPFLKGFLAGYIVSRLRSSAVLGVILGTCTGVFAAQNFGVPNIEQTLKDFFNSLKGPGK; encoded by the exons ATGGCGGACGACAAG GACCCCTTGAGACAGCTGAAGGACCTGGCAGAGCTTAAGGACCAGCTAGAGGACATTCAGCGGCGTGTGGAGAAGGAAGTACAGGCTGGGATCCCACAG GGTGGCAGTGTGCTGGCCTCTCCTTTCCTTAAGGGCTTCTTGGCAGGGTATATCGTGTCTAGGCTGCGATCCTCCGCGGTTTTGGGCGTGATCCTTGGGACTTGCACAGGCGTCTTTGCAGCTCAAAACTTTGGAGTGCCCAACATCGAGCAAACCCTGAAAGACTTTTTCAACTCTCTAAAAGGACCCGGCAAATAG